The following proteins are encoded in a genomic region of Lactiplantibacillus plantarum:
- a CDS encoding type II toxin-antitoxin system PemK/MazF family toxin — translation MAAADIKRGDIFYADLSPVVGSEQGGMRPVLIVQNNVGNHYSPTVIVAAITAKVQKAKMPTHVNINAAHTGIEKNSVVLLEQIRTIDKQRLKDRVTHLDDQTMRRVDNALQISIGLADRTRRRPQRTFQS, via the coding sequence ATGGCCGCAGCTGACATTAAGCGTGGTGACATCTTTTATGCAGATTTATCACCAGTCGTAGGCTCCGAACAAGGAGGCATGCGTCCAGTACTAATCGTGCAAAATAATGTCGGTAACCATTACAGTCCCACAGTGATTGTCGCGGCAATCACTGCTAAGGTTCAAAAAGCGAAGATGCCAACACATGTTAACATCAACGCTGCCCATACGGGGATTGAAAAAAATTCGGTTGTGTTGTTGGAGCAGATACGAACGATTGATAAGCAACGGCTTAAAGATCGCGTCACTCATTTGGATGATCAGACGATGCGCCGAGTTGATAATGCGTTACAGATTAGTATTGGGTTAGCTGATCGAACACGACGTCGGCCACAACGCACGTTTCAATCATAG
- a CDS encoding DEAD/DEAH box helicase: protein MKFTELGLSDSLLKAVNRAGYEEATPIQAETIPMVLEGKDVIGQAQTGTGKTAAFALPILQRLDFDNHNIQALVVSPTRELAIQTQEEIFRLGKDERAKVQVVYGGADIRRQIRNLKQNPQVIVGTPGRLLDHIRRGTVKLDHVKMLVLDEADEMLNMGFLEDIESIIKQVPDERQTMLFSATMPPEIKRIGVQFMKEPHHVKIKSKEMTADTVDQYYVKAKEFEKFDIMTRLFDVQAPELTIVFGRTKRRVDELSKGLEARGYNAAGIHGDLSQQRRTQIMRQFKAGKLDILVATDVAARGLDVSGVTHVYNYDIPQDPDSYVHRIGRTGRAGHKGVSLTFVTPNEMEYLRVIEKLTKKRMLPLKPPTESEAFAGQLAAAEANVDSLVAKTSTEKYADQAAELLQKYDATDLVAALLNDLTKDDASAVPVKITPERPLPRHKGGGGNNRRGGYRGGNRNRNNSHGNGRGGYSHNGRNRDRDRNGGRGDRKSNGYKGRSRDDNRSSNRNHDEGRKQSSKRSYTIRTND from the coding sequence TTGAAGTTTACAGAACTAGGCTTATCCGATAGCCTACTTAAAGCAGTTAATCGGGCCGGATACGAAGAAGCGACCCCGATTCAAGCCGAAACCATTCCAATGGTTCTAGAAGGCAAAGATGTGATTGGTCAAGCACAAACCGGTACTGGGAAGACCGCCGCGTTTGCATTACCAATCTTACAACGCTTGGATTTTGACAACCATAACATTCAAGCATTAGTTGTTTCACCAACGCGTGAATTAGCAATCCAAACTCAGGAAGAAATCTTCCGCTTAGGTAAAGACGAACGGGCGAAAGTCCAAGTCGTTTACGGTGGTGCTGATATTCGGCGCCAAATCAGAAATCTGAAGCAAAACCCACAAGTAATCGTCGGAACTCCTGGCCGGTTGCTTGACCACATTCGCCGGGGCACGGTCAAGTTAGACCACGTCAAGATGTTAGTTCTTGATGAAGCTGACGAAATGTTAAACATGGGTTTCTTGGAAGATATCGAATCAATTATCAAACAAGTGCCGGATGAACGCCAAACTATGTTGTTCTCCGCAACGATGCCACCTGAAATCAAACGCATTGGTGTGCAGTTCATGAAGGAACCGCATCACGTTAAGATCAAATCAAAAGAAATGACTGCTGATACGGTCGATCAATATTACGTTAAAGCCAAAGAATTTGAAAAGTTCGATATTATGACTCGGTTGTTTGATGTTCAGGCACCTGAACTCACAATCGTGTTTGGTCGAACGAAACGTCGAGTTGACGAATTATCAAAGGGTCTCGAAGCACGTGGTTATAATGCCGCTGGGATTCATGGTGATTTGAGCCAACAACGTCGGACGCAAATCATGCGTCAATTCAAGGCTGGTAAATTGGATATTCTGGTTGCAACCGATGTGGCTGCTCGGGGACTTGATGTTTCTGGTGTGACCCACGTTTACAATTACGATATTCCACAGGATCCGGACAGTTATGTTCACCGGATTGGCCGTACTGGCCGTGCCGGACACAAGGGTGTTTCATTAACTTTTGTAACACCAAACGAAATGGAATATTTGCGGGTCATCGAAAAGTTGACCAAGAAGCGGATGTTACCATTGAAGCCACCAACTGAATCTGAAGCTTTTGCTGGCCAATTAGCTGCTGCAGAAGCGAATGTTGATTCGTTAGTTGCTAAGACTTCGACTGAAAAGTATGCTGATCAAGCTGCTGAATTATTACAAAAATACGATGCTACTGATCTAGTTGCTGCCTTGTTAAATGACTTAACCAAGGACGACGCCTCAGCCGTACCCGTTAAGATTACGCCAGAACGCCCATTACCTCGTCACAAAGGTGGCGGCGGTAACAACCGGCGTGGCGGATATCGTGGCGGTAATCGCAACCGCAATAACAGTCATGGCAATGGTCGTGGCGGTTATTCTCACAATGGTCGCAATCGCGACCGTGATCGTAACGGTGGCCGTGGCGATCGGAAGAGCAATGGTTATAAAGGTCGCAGTCGCGATGATAACCGGAGCAGCAACCGCAACCATGATGAAGGTCGCAAGCAAAGCAGCAAGCGGAGCTATACGATCCGCACCAATGATTAA
- a CDS encoding UDP-N-acetylmuramoyl-tripeptide--D-alanyl-D-alanine ligase, producing MKMQVAEIAKAVQAVNAEQAWPDVNVTGVAFDSRKLQAGDLFIPLMGANDGHQYIQSAIEHGAVATLWASDHADDVPEDLPVIMVADTLTALQQLGQYYLQKINPKVVAVTGSNGKTTTKDMIASVLSTQFNVTKTHANFNNQIGVPVTLLSMEPNTEVVVVEMGMDHFGELDFLSRLVQPDVAVITMIGEAHIEFFGTRDRIADAKMEIVHGLKEDGTFIFNGDEPLLQERAKEVSQHQRTFGLDDTNTLAGSDITTSRAQTQFKTSLWPDNTYTIPMMGAYNVNNALAALLVADTFHIRPAAAQQAIASFVPTENRTEWLTGYRGEAILSDVYNSNPTAARRVLAAFAAVPTKGQRIAVLGDMLELGEQSDALHMSLASELDPATIASVYLNGEHMRALAEVLQEKYPAGAVHYYQTDQQPQLIADLTATVSADDQVLLKGSHGIHLEKVLTALEAAPEK from the coding sequence ATGAAGATGCAAGTTGCCGAAATTGCTAAGGCCGTTCAAGCGGTCAATGCCGAACAGGCGTGGCCCGATGTTAATGTAACGGGTGTGGCGTTTGATAGCCGAAAGCTCCAAGCAGGGGATCTATTTATTCCGCTGATGGGCGCTAATGATGGTCATCAATATATTCAAAGTGCAATCGAGCACGGGGCCGTTGCTACCTTATGGGCCAGCGACCATGCCGACGACGTTCCAGAAGACTTACCTGTCATTATGGTTGCTGATACATTGACGGCACTACAGCAGCTGGGGCAATACTATTTACAAAAAATTAATCCGAAAGTCGTGGCTGTTACGGGTAGTAATGGTAAAACAACGACGAAGGATATGATTGCGAGTGTTTTGAGCACTCAGTTTAACGTGACAAAGACGCACGCCAACTTTAACAATCAGATTGGTGTGCCAGTGACGTTACTCAGTATGGAACCGAATACAGAAGTGGTCGTCGTTGAAATGGGGATGGACCATTTTGGCGAGTTGGATTTCTTGAGCCGTCTCGTTCAACCAGACGTTGCGGTGATTACCATGATTGGGGAAGCCCACATTGAGTTCTTTGGTACACGGGATCGAATTGCTGATGCCAAAATGGAAATTGTCCACGGCTTAAAAGAAGATGGCACGTTCATTTTTAATGGTGATGAACCACTGCTACAAGAACGTGCTAAGGAAGTCAGTCAGCATCAACGGACGTTTGGGTTGGATGATACGAACACCTTAGCAGGCAGTGATATCACGACTAGTCGGGCTCAAACGCAATTTAAGACGAGTCTGTGGCCGGACAACACGTACACAATTCCGATGATGGGTGCGTACAATGTCAATAATGCATTGGCGGCACTCTTGGTAGCTGATACTTTTCACATTCGACCAGCCGCTGCGCAACAAGCAATCGCCAGTTTTGTGCCGACGGAGAACCGGACGGAATGGTTAACTGGTTACCGTGGAGAAGCCATCTTAAGTGATGTTTATAACTCTAATCCAACGGCAGCTCGACGGGTCCTAGCCGCTTTTGCGGCGGTACCTACTAAGGGTCAGCGAATCGCTGTACTCGGTGATATGCTTGAGTTAGGTGAACAGTCGGATGCACTACACATGAGTTTAGCCAGTGAATTGGATCCAGCCACGATTGCCAGCGTCTATTTGAATGGTGAACATATGCGAGCGTTGGCAGAAGTGCTACAAGAAAAGTACCCAGCCGGTGCGGTCCACTATTATCAAACGGATCAACAGCCTCAATTGATTGCCGACTTAACGGCAACGGTTAGTGCGGATGATCAGGTCTTATTGAAGGGGAGTCACGGGATTCACCTTGAAAAGGTTCTGACGGCGCTGGAAGCTGCTCCTGAAAAATAA
- the acpS gene encoding holo-ACP synthase gives MIYGTGIDLTELSRIEAILAKGLRLPEKILTPAELAVFSRYPVKRQIEFMAGRFSAKEAYSKAYGTGIGAAVGFQDIEILDNAQGKPEVTRHPFDGPAWISISHTDTLVMTQVILERGNL, from the coding sequence GTGATTTATGGTACCGGCATTGATTTAACTGAGCTTAGTCGGATTGAAGCGATTCTAGCGAAGGGGCTGAGATTGCCTGAAAAGATCTTAACACCGGCTGAATTGGCGGTGTTTTCACGTTACCCGGTTAAACGCCAGATCGAGTTTATGGCAGGGCGTTTTTCAGCTAAGGAAGCATATAGTAAGGCATATGGCACGGGAATTGGTGCGGCAGTTGGATTTCAAGATATCGAAATTTTAGACAACGCCCAGGGTAAACCGGAAGTTACGCGCCACCCGTTTGATGGTCCAGCGTGGATTTCAATTTCACACACGGATACGTTAGTAATGACACAAGTTATATTGGAAAGAGGCAATTTGTGA
- the alr gene encoding alanine racemase — MVVIGEHRHTQVTVDLQAIKTNISNEMAQKDELTELWAVVKANGYGHGIIQVAQAAKEAGATGFCVAILDEALALRAAGFAEPILVLGITEPEYAPLVAEKDISLAVGTQDWLTTAAAILAANQVTTPLHVHLALDTGMGRIGFQTPEELATAVTTLRQPQSPFDFEGIFTHFATADQADDTYFTHQLNNWKHLIAVVDELPRYVHVSNSATSLWHQACNGNMVRFGVALYGLNPSGRELSAPYPLQPALSLTARLTFVKRLARGKSVSYGATYTAAQDEWIGTVPIGYADGYERRLQGFHVLVDGEFCEIVGRVCMDQLMVRLPHEVPVGAKVTLVGTDGARTISLQDIADYCGTIHYEIACGLAPRVPRVYID; from the coding sequence ATGGTTGTAATTGGGGAGCACCGCCACACACAAGTCACAGTCGACTTGCAGGCAATTAAGACAAATATTAGTAATGAAATGGCGCAAAAGGATGAGTTGACCGAGTTATGGGCAGTCGTTAAAGCGAATGGTTATGGACATGGAATTATCCAAGTTGCTCAGGCCGCCAAAGAAGCCGGGGCGACCGGCTTTTGTGTTGCAATCCTGGATGAGGCCTTAGCGTTGCGGGCCGCTGGCTTTGCGGAACCCATCCTAGTACTTGGAATTACGGAACCGGAATACGCCCCGCTGGTAGCTGAAAAGGATATTTCACTAGCTGTTGGAACGCAAGATTGGCTGACTACGGCCGCAGCAATTTTAGCGGCTAACCAAGTGACGACACCACTTCACGTTCATCTTGCATTAGATACGGGTATGGGACGAATCGGGTTTCAGACGCCCGAAGAATTGGCAACGGCGGTTACGACTTTGCGTCAACCGCAGTCACCATTTGACTTTGAAGGGATTTTTACGCATTTTGCAACGGCTGACCAGGCAGATGATACGTATTTTACTCATCAATTAAATAATTGGAAACACTTGATTGCAGTGGTGGATGAGCTACCACGCTATGTCCACGTGTCCAATTCGGCCACCAGTCTCTGGCATCAAGCTTGCAATGGCAACATGGTGCGCTTTGGGGTTGCACTCTATGGTCTAAATCCTTCTGGTCGCGAACTCAGCGCACCATACCCCTTGCAACCCGCGTTGTCGCTAACGGCACGCTTGACGTTTGTTAAACGCTTGGCTCGGGGCAAATCGGTCAGCTATGGTGCCACGTATACGGCCGCACAGGATGAATGGATTGGCACGGTGCCGATTGGGTATGCGGACGGCTATGAACGCCGATTACAAGGCTTCCATGTACTTGTTGATGGTGAGTTTTGCGAAATCGTCGGACGGGTCTGCATGGACCAGCTGATGGTTCGTCTGCCACATGAAGTACCGGTTGGAGCTAAGGTAACTTTGGTTGGCACGGACGGTGCTCGTACCATTTCGTTGCAAGATATTGCTGACTATTGTGGGACAATTCATTATGAGATTGCTTGTGGGTTAGCACCACGAGTGCCGAGAGTTTATATAGATTAA